The DNA segment GGGTCAGCCAGTCGGCGGTCGGATCCTCGAAGTCGAAGAGCGTCGCGTCGGCGGGGGAGCGGTCGTCATGGGCGGATGTCGCGTCGACGCCGGTCTCGACGGGAACGGAGGCGGATGTCTCGACGTGCGCGTTCGGGGATCCCGCGGGCGAGGCATCCGTCGCGACGCCCTTCGTCCACCCGGGGCCCGACGGAACGGGCTTCTTCTGCTGGTACGCCGTCGCGGCCGCACGCGCTCGCTCGTCGGCGGCCTCGTTCAGTTCGTGCCCGACGTGTCCGCGCACCCACTCGAACCGGTAGCGGCGCCCGACGATCGCGGCGTCGAGCTCCTGGATGAGCTCGAGGTTCAGCACGGGCTTGCCGTCGGCCTTCTTCCACCCCTTGCGCTTCCACCCCGCCATCCACTTCGTGACCGTGTTGATGACGTACTGGCTGTCGCACAGCACGAGCAGCTCGTCGTCGAGGTGCGCGGTCGCACGGAAGAGCTCGAGCACCGCCTGCAGCTCGCCCTGGTTGTTCGTCGCACGCGGCCAGCCGCCCGCCGCCCAGCAGTCGTCGTCGACGTACCACGCCCAGCCTGCGGGGCCCGGATTGCCGAGGGCGGAGCCGTCTGCGGCGGCGGTGATCATCTGTGCGGGCTCCTTCGGAAGGCGGGCGGCCGGGACGGCGCCGCCCCATGCTATCGGGGGCCCTAGGGTGGTCGACGTGACGAACCAGCGGGATGCCTCCGACGCGCGCTTCTCAGGGCTCACCTCGACGGGAATGGTGCGGGGGCGCCGGCTCGTCGTTCGGTACGTGCCGGGCGACGCAGTGCGCCTCGGCGTCGACCGCCTGCTCGCTCAGGGGTTCGCGCGTCACGAGAGCGACCTCGCGGCCCTGCTCGCAGCCGAGGCGTCGGAGTGGACGGCGCAGGCCGTGCAGATCGG comes from the Agromyces protaetiae genome and includes:
- a CDS encoding RNase H family protein, with the protein product MITAAADGSALGNPGPAGWAWYVDDDCWAAGGWPRATNNQGELQAVLELFRATAHLDDELLVLCDSQYVINTVTKWMAGWKRKGWKKADGKPVLNLELIQELDAAIVGRRYRFEWVRGHVGHELNEAADERARAAATAYQQKKPVPSGPGWTKGVATDASPAGSPNAHVETSASVPVETGVDATSAHDDRSPADATLFDFEDPTADWLTLSVELTTDEHTRLVERAREAGVSPRSSCAG